The sequence GTAGTGTGGTGTTCCTCAAAGGCTGTTCACTGAGCTGCCGCTGGTGTCAAAATCCAGAGAGTTGCTCACCTAAACCAGAAGTGTTATTTGACCCGCGCCTGTGTCTATCCGGCTGTGATTTGTGCCAGCAGGGCTGCCCGCAGGCCATCCAACGTGTTGATGATCAACTGGTGATTCAGCGCCAATTATTGGCGAAAGAAGATCTTCAGGCGCTGAGCCTAAGCTGCCCCAGTGGGGCGCTGACAATTTGTGGCAACCCGATTGATATTGAAGCCACGATGGAAACTTTGCTGCGCGACTTGCCATTTTATCGGCGCAGCGGCGGCGGGGTGACCTTATCTGGCGGCGAGCCTTTTATGCAGCCTGAGATTGCCGCTGAACTCTTGCAGCGCTGCCATCAACTCGGCATCCATACGGCGGTTGAGTCCTGTTTACATACGCCGTGGCGCTATATCGCCCCAGCTTTACCGTGGCTTGATTTGATGCTGGCGGACTTAAAACATACCGATGAACGCCGTTTTCAGCAGTGGACGGGCGGTTCAGCCAAGCGGGTGATGAATAACTTCCGCAAACTGGCCGCCGCAGGCACCCCTATCACGGTACGGGTGCCGCTGATCCCCGATTTCAATGCCGATCGCCACTCGGTGCAGAGGATCGTCGATTTTGCCGCCGATGAGATTGGCGTGAAAGAGATCCATTTTTTGCCTTACCACACACTGGGTATCAATAAGTATTCGCTGCTGGGTGAAGCCTATCTGGCCGCCAATAGCCCTTTGGACGATCCTGATCTGTTGGCCTTCGCGGAAAGTTATGCCCGTGATAAAGGCCTGACCGCAATGTTAAGAGGATGACGCAATGACCACGCTCGATTTGGTAACCTTAAGTGACCGGATAAAACAGCATAAAAATGCGCTGATCCACATTGTCAAACCGCCAGTCTGTACTGAGCGGGCGCGGCACTATACCGAGGCTTATCAGCAGCATCAGGATAAAC comes from Yersinia mollaretii ATCC 43969 and encodes:
- a CDS encoding glycyl-radical enzyme activating protein — protein: MIFNLQRYSTHDGPGIRSVVFLKGCSLSCRWCQNPESCSPKPEVLFDPRLCLSGCDLCQQGCPQAIQRVDDQLVIQRQLLAKEDLQALSLSCPSGALTICGNPIDIEATMETLLRDLPFYRRSGGGVTLSGGEPFMQPEIAAELLQRCHQLGIHTAVESCLHTPWRYIAPALPWLDLMLADLKHTDERRFQQWTGGSAKRVMNNFRKLAAAGTPITVRVPLIPDFNADRHSVQRIVDFAADEIGVKEIHFLPYHTLGINKYSLLGEAYLAANSPLDDPDLLAFAESYARDKGLTAMLRG